The Janthinobacterium tructae genome contains the following window.
ATGGGCTCGGGCGCATATTGCACGAAATGGTGATTTTGCCCGGCCATGGGGCCAAGCCCGCCCATTTGCCAGAACAGCCATTGCATGACTTCGGCGCGGCCGCGCACGTCCGCCGGCAGGAACTGCCCGCTTTTCTCGGCCAGGTATTGCAAAATCGCCCCCGACTCGAACAGGGACAGGGGCGCGCCGCCATCTTCCGGAGCCTGGTCGACGATGGCGGGGATGCGGTTGTTGGGCGCGATGGCAAGAAACTCGGGCTTGAACTGCTCGCCCTTGCCGATGTGTACGGGAATGATGTTGTAGGGGATGCCCGCTTCTTCCAGGAACATCGTCACCTTGTGCCCGTTGGGCGTGGTCCAGTAATACAGGTCGATCATCGTCGTCTTTCAGCTCGTTGGCATGGGGAGGGCGTAACTATTGTCGCGCCGCAACTGGTGTGCATGGATATAATGCCACGTAAGCGAAAAACAAGACGGCACCCAGGCGGCGCAAGCTTTCACTCGCCCCGTCACGCAGACATCCCGACATTCCAGAGCACAAACAAAGAAAGCCGACCATGCGCAAACTCCTGATCGTCATGCTGTCCGTCCTGCTGTCAGGCTGTGTCCAGGACTTCGCCATCTATATGTTCGATGGGCAAGAACATTCCCTGACCGTGCGCCGCCAGCAACGTTATTTTTGGCAAGATAGCGTGGAAGTGCAGCTGATGGCCACCAATTTGCCGCAATGCCAGCGCCTGCATATCCTGTCCACCGATGCACCCGCCGACATCAAGGTGGAGCTGTTTGCGGCCGGTGATGGCCTGTGGAATATCCGCATGGGCAAGCAGTTGTGGCAGGCGGAAACGACGACCTGCAATGAGCTGACGGAAATGGAAAACGACCCGAAAGCCGACCTGGGCCAACCGGTCGGGCAATTCGTGGTCGTCGATGACAAGCTGGAATTCGAGCCGGCACCGCAAGCGGCGGCGCCAGCCCAGTAAATCAGCGCGCCGCCAGGCTGCGCAGCGGCTTTTTCGCCACCGCACGTGGCGCGCCAGCGGCCGCCAGGCGCGACGCCGTCGCCGGCTCCTGTGCCGACAGCTTGAAGCGCGTCACCAGCTGCGCCAGCACGGCCGCCTGATCCTGCATGCTGGCCGCCGCTGCCGCCGCCTCTTCCACCAGTGCCGCATTTTGCTGCGTCACGCTATCCATCTCCGTGATCGCCTGGTTGACGTGGCCGATGCCCGTGCTTTGCTCGTGCGAGGCGGCCGTGATGTCGGCCATGATGTCGGTCACGCGCGACACGCTGGCCACCACCTGATCCATGGTCGTGCCCGCCTGTGCGACGAGGGCGCTGCCGGCCGCGATGCTGTCGACGGAAGCGCCGATGAGTTCCT
Protein-coding sequences here:
- a CDS encoding glutathione binding-like protein; its protein translation is MIDLYYWTTPNGHKVTMFLEEAGIPYNIIPVHIGKGEQFKPEFLAIAPNNRIPAIVDQAPEDGGAPLSLFESGAILQYLAEKSGQFLPADVRGRAEVMQWLFWQMGGLGPMAGQNHHFVQYAPEPIEYAITRYVNETNRLYGVLNKRLADREFVAGDTYSIADMAIYPWIVPHARQRQKLEDFPHLARWFAAIAARPATVRAYARAAEINVQPTVSGDAKSVLFGQTAKTLG